The DNA sequence ATTTTGCAATTTGTCTATCACGACAAATACATAATCGGTTTGTTTTTTTCTGTTTTCAATAGCAGTTTTGATGTATTGCCTTAAATTATCTTCTCCGTTTGCACCAAAAGCATTGAAATCCCAAATATCCAATTCGTTTAAAGAATATCGTAAAAGTTGATCAAAGTCATTTTCAACCAATGGTCTTAAAAGCACTTTGTCGTTCTCTAAAATATAGTCTTTTTGAAAGTCAATCATTTTTGTTTTTTCATAATTTTGTCGTAATAATATATAAAAAACCTCTTAATTATTTTTTGCAAAAAATATTTGAATCGGATAATGTAGAAAATACTCACTATTAATTTCTGTGACATTTATTCCTAAATCATCTACTCCAACATCTGCAACAATCATATCTTTTAAAGCTATTGGATTACTCGGAAAAGATGCTTCAAGCTGCTCATTAAGTCCAATTTTCATTGAATAAAAATCAGTATTAACATTTTTGAAACCTACTTTTTCAAAAAGACGATAAAATTCAGTTAATGAAAGTGCAGCAACATGAGAACAATCTCTATTTCTCTCCATTTCATTGTATTTTTTTATTTTAGTGTCTGGTAAAGAAACATCAACAACTATAACTACTCCATCGGGTTTACAGACTCTTTTCATTTCAGACAAAACTTTAAGTGGATTTAAAAAATGATGAAAACCAAATCTAGAAACTACTATTGAAAAACTATTATCTTCATAAGGTAAATTCTCTACATCTCCTATTTGCCAAGTAAGGTTTTTAAGATTAAATTTTGTTTGTAATTTTTTAGCTTCATCAAGCATTCCTTGAGTCATATCAATACCTGTTACATGATTGGTGTGTTTGGCAAATTCGCACGAGACAATACCTGATCCACAAGCAATATCTAAAACTTTATCTTTTTTAGAAGCAGACGTTATTGAAATTAATTTTTCTAAAGCATCGCTATGTGAAGTTATCGCACTATAACCGCTTGCTTGTTTTGAAAATTGTTCTACAATGTTTTCATTATGTTTTTTAGTGTCCATAAATCTATTATTTTAATTTTCTCCAAAGTTCTAAACTTATCACTAAGTCATAATTACTATATTTGGACAATGAATAGCGAGTATCAGACAAATATTAAAATAGATTGGCTTTAAAACAGTAGTATGAAAATAAAGCCAATCTATTTTAAAACGGAAAAATTGTATATTTGGATTTACTAACAGTTCTAAATTGGGAAGGCTTACATAACCACTAACCGTTCTAATTAGTCTCTCCTTAGTTTCATATTAGTTAATTGAATACCAATATTATAAGTTTTTTTGTTCAATATTGATGTTTATAATTGCAAGGTAGGAGGTAATAAAAATCTTATCGTGTTTATATGCTTCATTAATAAACTTATCAATTGTAATTGATGAATAAACTTCTCCTTGTAATTCAGTAAGTTTACAAATGAATGGGGAAAGAAAATTTTTTTCAATTTGTTGTATTAGTTGTTTTTTATCAATTGTATTGGAGCAATATATAGCTATATGTTTCATCTTTCTTCTAAATCATTTTCGTGTTATATTTCAAAATAAAATTACTTTAAATAAGAAAACAAATTTTATAATTTCTAATTCAAGCAATTATAAAATTTGCGTTAATCAAACTATACTTTTTTACTTTCTATATTAGGTAAAAAGCTTGTTAGAATCCCAATTAATGGTAAAAAGGCACAAACTTTAAATATATATACAATACTAGTTTCATCAGCAAGTTTTCCTAAAATAGCAGAACCCAAACCACCCATTCCAAAAGCAAATCCAAAGAACAGTCCTGCTACTAAACCTACTTTTCCTGGAAGTAATTCAGTTGCATAAACTAATATTGCCGAAAAAGCAGAGGAGATAATCAATCCTATTACAATGGATAAAATTCCAACCCAAAATAACGACACATAGGGTAGTAAAAGTGTAAAAGGAGCCGCACCTAAGATAGAAATCCAAATAACATATTTTCTTCCGAATTTATCACCTAATGGACCACCTATTAAGGTTCCTACAGCTACCGCACCTAGAAAAGCAAACAAATAAATTTGTGATTCCTGTATGGATACATTGAATTTTTCTATTAAGAAAAATGTATAATAACTTGTGATACTGGTCAAATAAAAATATTTAGAAAATATTAAAAGTAGTAAAATTATCAAAGAGAATATTATTCTATTTTTTGATAAATGATGCGTTGATATTTTTTCGGAAGCTATTCTATTTTGCTGTTTTAATTCCAACTGAATGCTATACCAAATAGCTACTTTATATAAAACAAAAACACCTATTAATGCAATAAGGCAAAACCAAATAATGTGTAATTGCCCAAAAGGAATTACAATTAAAGCCGCTAATAATGGACCAACTGCACTCCCAGCATTTCCTCCCAACTGAAAAATTGACTGTGCTAACCCCTTTTTTCCACCAGAAGCTAAATGGGCTACTCTTGAGGATTCAGGATGAAAAATTGAAGAACCAATACCTATTAAAGCCACTGCGGCTAATAAATAATAAAAATTAGATGCAATAGAAGCAAAAAACAATCCTGATAAGGTAAAACTCATTCCAAATATCAAGGAATAGGGTTTGGATTTTTTATCAGTATACATGCCCACAAACGGTTGTAAAATAGATGCGGTGACTTGATAAATTAAAGTAATCATTCCGATTTGAGTAAAATTAAGATCAAATTTTTCTTTGAATAATGGATAAACAGAAGGAATTACAGCTTGTAATAAGTCATTTATAAAATGAGAAAAACTAATTGTAAAAAGTATGGAATATATTGTTTTTTGAGCTATTTCTGTATTTGTATTAATGCTTTTCATAAATGGTTGTTTTAGGTTTATTTTTTTTTAAAATAATAGCTGAATTATTTTTCACAAAGATTTTAATAAATATACTGCCTGAATTGGTATATTTGGACAATGAATAGCGAGTATCAGACATATCGATTAGTTGATTTTGGATTCCAAATTAATTCAGATTTTCCTGTAATAGGATATTCGGAAATGGTAACCAATTCTATTTGTATATCACATTCACATCCAAGAGCACAACTTCTTTATGCTACTACTGGTGTAATGAACGTAGTAGTTAATAACCAAATTTGGGTAGTGAATCCATTACAAGGACTTTGGATTCCAGGAGGAGTAGAACATCAAGTTTCTTTTCAAAAAAATGTCAAATTATATAGTGTCTTCATAGATCCTTCTTTTACAGATGGATTACCAAAAACTACTTTTTCATTTGACATTTCCTCTTTTTTAAAACAATTACTATTTAAAATTATTTCTTTTAATACAGTTGATACTGTCTCAATTTCAGAAAAAAGAATTATGATGGTCTTTTTAGATGAAGTTACTTTAATACAACCTAGTATTACTTTTTTACCAACAACAAATCATGTAAGATTAAAGAATGTTGTACAGCTTTTACTTAACGATGTTGCCAGTAAGCAAACGATAGAATACTATGCTGAAATTTCATGTATGAGTAGTCGAAATTTATCTCGTTTATTCATCAAAGAATTGGGTATGAATTTTAGTGATTGGAGAATTCGTTTAAAACTTTTAGAAGCAATAAAAAGATTAGGTGAGCAACAATCGGTAAAAGAAATAGCCTTTGATTTAGGCTACGAAAGCTCGAGCTCATTTATTTATATGTTTAAAAAATATTTAGGTAAAACACCATCAAATTATATTTTGAAAAGTAAGGATTGAAATGTGTGAAATAGTTAAATGTTAATTAATTAAAAACCTTTATACAAATAATTAATACATTCGAAATTTCTCTTTCACAGTGTAAATGTTTTACAAAGAGTTTGTAACAACTGATAAATAATGAGTTTCAAAATTGTGTGTTACAAGGGGCTGAATTTTCACAAAACCACATCAAAAACTGTAATTTTTCAAATGTCAATTTATCTAAGGTAAAGTTTATTTCAGGAACTTTTATAAATATAGAAGTGATAAAAACTGATTGGAATCAAACCTCTTTTATTAAAATGTATTTTGAAAACATTGTTTTTGAAGGAAATATTGACAACTGTTCTTTTGATAATTGCAGATTCAAGAAAGTAACATTTCAAAATGCAGTATTAACCAATACTTTTTATAAAGGTAGAAAAATGAAAGGAGTTAAGTTTATCAACTGTAAAGCAGATAAAATGACTTACGAGTTTTTAAAAAATGCAAAGGCAGAACTCCAATCCATACTGCTTAACAAATTGAATGTCAGAATTAAGATACCCTCCCATAGAAACTTGTAGACGAAACAATTACAACAGTAATAATCTCATAATAAATAACTTGCAATTTAATATCGTCTTTAGGATCAACTCCTTGTAAAATATCATCGATTAAATAAAAAATTGAAATAATTTTGTCTTTGCAAAGTATCGGTTTTGTTTATGGGGCAGCAAAACATATTTACTTAATCTTTGCTTTTTTTAATACTCTAACTAGCAACTTGAATCAATTAAGTTAAAAGCTTAGTTATTTTTGAAATTGATCCATATTCGGTTGGTTGTAATTCAAATAAATAATCAGCTTGTAAACCAACTTCTTTGCGATGCGAAACAAATATTATTGCAATTTTTTTAGTTTGTGCAATTGCATTTATTATGGATACAAACAGACTTATATTATAATCATCTAAACCAACTGTAGGTTCGTCGAGTATTATTAAAGGAGGTTGTTTAACAATCGCTCTAATGATGAGAATAATTCTTTGTTGCCCAGGGGAAAGTTCATGAAAATTTTTCTTGTTATAATCAATACCTAAATTTTCCATCCATTCTTTGGCAACCTTACGTTGCCAATCTAGAGGTTTTATATACAATCCAATTGAATCATAAAAGCCTGAAATAATCATATTTTCTATAGAAGTTTCTCTATTAAATAATTGCATCATTTTAGGATAAAAATATCCAATGTGTTTTTTTATTTCCCATACCGACTCACCACTCTCTTTTTTACGACCGAATAAATGCATGTCTTGTCCATATGCTTTTGGATTATCACCAATAATCATCGAAAGTAATGTGCTTTTTCCAGAACCAATTGGACCGCGTAATTCCCAAAATTCCCCCGCTTTTATTGTCCACTTAACCTTATGTAAAACAGGTTTTGTTCTATATGCAACTGTAACATTTTGCATTGTTACAAGTGGATCAAAATAGGGGACTTCAGAAAGTAAATGAGAAACAGTATATTCATTTTTTTTTGAAACATCCGTTAATGTATGCTTTAACAGAAACTCATGTTGAGTAAATACGTTACTAATACCCATAACATTATCTATTTCAATAACCTGTGATACATAAGGTAAGATATCGTTTATTCTACTAAATATTTGAATGTATAAACAAGTATTTAAATATTCTTCAAACAATTTATATACCATTGAAAGTGTTTGTTTATCAACATTACTACAAATATCATCTATAATAACATAGTCAGGGTTTTGCTTAAAAATAAATTTTGCCAATGCTATGCGTTGTTGACCGCTCGACATTTCTTCAAAAGTTGTATCTGAATCAGTTGAAATAAAAATCTTATCGTGTTTATATGCTTCATTAATAAACTTATCAATTGTAATTGATGAATAAACTTCTCCTTGTAATTCAGTAAGTTTACAAATGAATGGGGAAAGAAAATTTTTTTCAATTTGTTGTATTAGTTGTTTTTTATCAATTGTATTGGAGCAATATATAGCTATATGTTTCATCTTTCTTCTAAATCATTTTCGTGTTATATTTCAAAATAAAATTTGCGTTAATCAAACTATGCTTTTTTGCTTTCTATATTGGGTAAAAAGCTTGTTAGAATCCCAATTAATGGTAAAAAGGCACAAACTTTAAATATATATACAATACTAGTTTCATCAGCAAGTTTTCCTAAAATAGCAGAACCCAAACCACCCATTCCAAAAGCAAATCCAAAGAACAGTCCTGCGACTAGGTCTACTTTTCCTGGAAGTAATTCAGTTGCATAAACTAAAATTGCTGAAAAAGCAGAGGAGATAATCAATCCTATTAC is a window from the Pseudalgibacter alginicilyticus genome containing:
- a CDS encoding class I SAM-dependent methyltransferase; protein product: MDTKKHNENIVEQFSKQASGYSAITSHSDALEKLISITSASKKDKVLDIACGSGIVSCEFAKHTNHVTGIDMTQGMLDEAKKLQTKFNLKNLTWQIGDVENLPYEDNSFSIVVSRFGFHHFLNPLKVLSEMKRVCKPDGVVIVVDVSLPDTKIKKYNEMERNRDCSHVAALSLTEFYRLFEKVGFKNVNTDFYSMKIGLNEQLEASFPSNPIALKDMIVADVGVDDLGINVTEINSEYFLHYPIQIFFAKNN
- a CDS encoding MFS transporter, whose amino-acid sequence is MKSINTNTEIAQKTIYSILFTISFSHFINDLLQAVIPSVYPLFKEKFDLNFTQIGMITLIYQVTASILQPFVGMYTDKKSKPYSLIFGMSFTLSGLFFASIASNFYYLLAAVALIGIGSSIFHPESSRVAHLASGGKKGLAQSIFQLGGNAGSAVGPLLAALIVIPFGQLHIIWFCLIALIGVFVLYKVAIWYSIQLELKQQNRIASEKISTHHLSKNRIIFSLIILLLLIFSKYFYLTSITSYYTFFLIEKFNVSIQESQIYLFAFLGAVAVGTLIGGPLGDKFGRKYVIWISILGAAPFTLLLPYVSLFWVGILSIVIGLIISSAFSAILVYATELLPGKVGLVAGLFFGFAFGMGGLGSAILGKLADETSIVYIFKVCAFLPLIGILTSFLPNIESKKV
- a CDS encoding AraC family transcriptional regulator, with translation MNSEYQTYRLVDFGFQINSDFPVIGYSEMVTNSICISHSHPRAQLLYATTGVMNVVVNNQIWVVNPLQGLWIPGGVEHQVSFQKNVKLYSVFIDPSFTDGLPKTTFSFDISSFLKQLLFKIISFNTVDTVSISEKRIMMVFLDEVTLIQPSITFLPTTNHVRLKNVVQLLLNDVASKQTIEYYAEISCMSSRNLSRLFIKELGMNFSDWRIRLKLLEAIKRLGEQQSVKEIAFDLGYESSSSFIYMFKKYLGKTPSNYILKSKD
- a CDS encoding ATP-binding cassette domain-containing protein — its product is MKHIAIYCSNTIDKKQLIQQIEKNFLSPFICKLTELQGEVYSSITIDKFINEAYKHDKIFISTDSDTTFEEMSSGQQRIALAKFIFKQNPDYVIIDDICSNVDKQTLSMVYKLFEEYLNTCLYIQIFSRINDILPYVSQVIEIDNVMGISNVFTQHEFLLKHTLTDVSKKNEYTVSHLLSEVPYFDPLVTMQNVTVAYRTKPVLHKVKWTIKAGEFWELRGPIGSGKSTLLSMIIGDNPKAYGQDMHLFGRKKESGESVWEIKKHIGYFYPKMMQLFNRETSIENMIISGFYDSIGLYIKPLDWQRKVAKEWMENLGIDYNKKNFHELSPGQQRIILIIRAIVKQPPLIILDEPTVGLDDYNISLFVSIINAIAQTKKIAIIFVSHRKEVGLQADYLFELQPTEYGSISKITKLLT